The segment TTCAACTTCATTGGAGAGTCGATTAACGATACGCATGAACAATCCCTTGTTCATTCGAAAGCGTCGTCGGAATAGATTATGAGGATATGTTGGGGTTTCGCAACATGACTTAATATATAGAGATTGGGACCAAAGTCTGATACAATACCCGTGACACAAGTAGTAGAAGACTACAACAACACTACAAGACTACTAGACTCCACTAGAAACTTTTACTCCGTGACACAAGTACTACAAGTACTACAACACTCCAAGACCACTAGACTCCAAGACAACAAGACTTCAAGACCACAAGACTCCAAGACCGCAAGACCTACTACACTTTCACTCCGTGACACAAGATGCCAAGACCGCAAGACCACAGAGACTCCGTGATTATTCCACTCCCATTGCTCCATCTTTTCACACTGTcctgacctgaaacagagagTTAAACAAGAACAATAATCAGGCTTAACAAGAATAAAAAGCATTTTCTAACAAGAACAAGAAACATAACTACACCTACGCTAATTAAACATAATGTCACTGACGATCTTCTTCTTTAAGGCTTCTTCATACTCGGCTAAAGGCTCCGTTTTTGAAACCAGAGATTCAAGTAGTCTCATCCTCGACAACTTATCCTTGGCGGCCAAGTCCTGTTGCTTAATAGCCCACATACTTTCAAACTCTTTAAGCGCTTTCTCCTCCACCATATTCTTCTTCCCAGAGGCCTTTGACGCCTTAACACCCGCGGGACGCTTGGGTTCAGTACCTTGGGAGTTCGATGTTTCTCCACCATCATCACCCTTCCTCTTGCTAGAGTTTCCCTCGTTTTTTGCAGAAGATTGGTCACTCCACTTCTGGTCGTTCCTCAGCTCTTTCCAAGCGTGCTCGAGATTAAATTTCTTGTTATAGTTATTGTAGAATATTTTATGTGCTTTTTTGAGCACATCATTCTCATTGCAGCCACTAGTCTTCTCTCTTTTAGCAGCTTCGTAGGAGCCACAGAATTTGCAGACCAAGTCGTTGATCCTATGCCAGCGTTGTTTACAGTGACCAGCCTCTCTCTCTTTGCAGCCAGCAACCTTCTGACTAGCGGCATAGTACGCTGCAATTCTCGTCCAGAATGTGCCTGACCTTTGCTCGTTGCCAACAATTGGATCTTTGCTCGTGTTGAGCCACGAGCTGATCAGCAGAATATCATCACTGGGCGTCCACTTCCTTCGTTCCCGACGCTCACCAACATCCTCAGAGACTGGAGTTGGAACTTGAGATGAACCAAAGGAAATACTGTGTTGGCTAGTAAGTAGTCCAACAAAGTTTGATGACTGCGTAAACGGATTGTAATCCATTTCTGTTGAtcaaagaagagagaagataaAAGAACAGAAGCAACGAATTGAGAAGTGAAGAAAAGAGGAGAAAGGGGAAGCGTTTAATAGAAGAATGAGGAGAAAGGGGAAGCAACGCattgatcacaattcacaacCACCATCTATATCTATTAAACCGAGTTGACATATTCCTAACATATTAATTACACTACACTATTTCTATCTATCAAAAGAGGAGAAAGGGGAAGCGTTTAATAGAAGAATGAGGAGAAAGGGGAAGCAACGCATTAATCACAATTCACAACCACCATGCGTCTTGGAGAGAGCAAAGATAAATGTTTACCTTTATATTAACTACACAAAGCCTCCTATTTATTACCTAAACACAACGCAAACCTAACCAACACATTTAGCACAGAGGCCTCAATTCATTTCAATGCTTTACCTAACAATCACCTAAGACAATGCTTTACTCTATTGGACAGAGCAGAGATTAATGTTTACCTCTATCAACAAGAGTACGCCTTTGTTCTGACCTGGATCACGCGTCTTCATCCATCAATCTCCCGACTCAAagacagaaagaaaaaaaaaattagaaaatgaatGAACAAAAGGGATCATGGATAATTGGAAGACTCAAAGACATAACCAAATGAACAAAGGCGTACCGTTTCATAAGCCTGACCAACAGACGCCGTTTATCTTCCTCTTGAACCTGGATCGTGCGTCTTGATCCAGACATGGACCGACTGAAACacagaaacaaattaaaaaccaaATCAACAACCAAAACAAAGATTAAGACATGCTTAATTTAAGACAGAATCAAGTGAAAAGATTTCTACGTTTTGATCAACAACCAAAACCAAGATTAACACTCGGCAGCGTTTATCTGCGTGTCTGAGAGACACCAATGGTCAGATCGTGGCTTCCCTGCGTCGATGAGACCCACCATTTGAGACGTCGCCGTATCGCCACCGACTCAAGCTCTCCACCCAAATCGCCGTCATCCTTCCTCGAGCAGAGCCATCGATAGATACGTCGCCTTTTTCCTCCATCTTTTCAAGAGGAGACGTCGCCGAGGAGTCGACGAGAGAAGAGCCACCGAGAGCCACAGGAATCGCCTTTCTCGTCGTCGAGACGGAGAAACCAAAACAGAGAAAAGAACGAAGATGAAACGAAGACGCGTCCCCACCGTTGCCTTTTCCAATTATTATGTGACACGTGCCCGTAACATACGGTATCATAGCGCCCCTAATTAAGGGACGTGGCTTCGGGTTTTgtcttctttttatttcttttaatcgTTTTTAAGCATTTCATACGCACTTAAGAGACAGCGTTGAACGTGCTCTTAGCTGTTAAATAATTAAAGACGGATCAGTATCATGGTGGTGGTCTGGTCTTCTACTTTTTACGACGCATCGTCATTCTTTCCAAAACATCGTTCGTTCAtggacaaatattaaaaacagatGAGAAGGTGGAAAGAGAAGAAATTCATAAGTAGTAATTTTAGGTACTTTACCAAAATCTAGCATAATTAGTGTGATTTTCCTTTTCCTCTCAACAGTACCACAAATTCTGTTTGGTAGAATTTCAACTGAATTTGGAGTACTTTTAAATATGGAGTGAACCGAATACCTGTCAAATGTCATTTGGATCAATAATGGTAGTGTCACTCGTTCAGGGTGAAATCTTAAGAATCAAATGGATTCTAAATattttggattacgggtgtgcAGCATAAGCCTCTTAGTTTTGTATGTTGAGATGGAAGGTTTACTTTGGACAGTTTCATATATGAGAGTCATGAAGATAACTTTAATATGGTTCGAGACAAACTGCTTGGATCTATTAGACATAACTACAAACCCGGTGGATTGGCCAACATTCGCGTCAGAGATGGAGGTGTTCCAGAAATTATAGGAGGATTTCGAAGATGTGAAATGTTTCATATTTCTCGGATTAGGAATGGTCGAACGGACGcgttaacaaaagaaaacaaagagcaAAAACTACATTTTTCACATATAGATCAGACCTGGCCAGACGGAGATGCTCTTCGGAAATTCACACCAATTGATCTAGCGTAGATGGGTAGCTAACAAAAAAATGGAGTgatattttactctaaaaacCAAGTCACACTCTAAAGGAAAATGTATCatctcaaaatctatttttatcttatttattttttggtaaatattttcataaaaattaaATGGTCTTACACCAAATTGTGGATGAAGTTAGCTTTGGAAAATCAAATTCTGAGTAAATTTTggttaaatacaaaaataacttTTTGCAGAATTCTAGTGAAGTTTACTCTCGTAAAATCTCAActtattcaaatataaaatctgcctacaaattatataattgcaaaAAATTACCTAAATATCAGTTAAAAAATTACCTAAATAACAGATTTCTTTGGGTAGTCTACCGAAGTAGACTGAAAACGAACCCGGGTAAGGAGACCCAAAAGTGGTTTTGGAATTTGAAAAAACTTATCAAAAGAGGTAATAGTAATAAACAAGGTTGATATTCAAACAAGAGGCCTAAACTTTGGTAACCGAGCCTGGGAGAGAACATGTGAGTGATTGTATCATTCTCTATAATAAACGAACATTTGACTTGCGATATTATCTAAAGAttgactttaaaaaaaaaactctctagAGATAGATTTAAAACCTACATTTTCTGTAATGTTTTTTGCTAAACATTTTCTGTAATGTTTTGAAGATAAAAATGTTTACACAATAATAGAAGCAAATGACGATATGAATATGTAAATGTGTCGTAATTTCTTGTACGATTGAGCATATATCTTGACATTTGAAAAGGTTGAACTAAAAACAGATTAACAAgcttttacatattttattaaataaaaaatcatttacaCGTAATGATGATAGCTTCGTAGGAAACATTAGGAGAAAAATGTACAAAGAACGGTAGGTTTTAGTGATCGAGACACTCACTCGTAGTTAATCAAAAACGCGTTTCGTTTTCTTATATGAAGTGCTTGATAAGTTAAACCTATTACTTTCTGGATGACTAAGAATTTGAGAAATTCTAGAAGTATACCTTCCATAGTTATTTTCAAAACTATCC is part of the Brassica rapa cultivar Chiifu-401-42 chromosome A09, CAAS_Brap_v3.01, whole genome shotgun sequence genome and harbors:
- the LOC103855371 gene encoding glutathione S-transferase T2-like isoform X2: MKTRDPGQNKGVLLLIESSNFVGLLTSQHSISFGSSQVPTPVSEDVGERRERRKWTPSDDILLISSWLNTSKDPIVGNEQRSGTFWTRIAAYYAASQKVAGCKEREAGHCKQRWHRINDLVCKFCGSYEAAKREKTSGCNENDVLKKAHKIFYNNYNKKFNLEHAWKELRNDQKWSDQSSAKNEGNSSKRKGDDGGETSNSQGTEPKRPAGVKASKASGKKNMVEEKALKEFESMWAIKQQDLAAKDKLSRMRLLESLVSKTEPLAEYEEALKKKIVSDIMFN